One Hermetia illucens chromosome 4, iHerIll2.2.curated.20191125, whole genome shotgun sequence DNA segment encodes these proteins:
- the LOC119653630 gene encoding helix-loop-helix protein 1: MVYDIEHMIPNESTSLGRDFIHSSFACENIPPPPASATPRRRTLPITNLDPSDLVGLSREERRRRRRATLKYRTAHATRERIRVEAFNVAFSELRKLLPTLPPDKKLSKIEILKLAICYIAYLNHVLET, translated from the coding sequence ATGGTCTACGACATCGAACATATGATTCCAAACGAAAGTACATCCTTGGGTCGCGACTTCATTCATAGCTCTTTTGCATGCGAGAATATACCGCCGCCTCCTGCATCAGCCACACCACGACGAAGGACCCTTCCCATTACCAATTTGGATCCATCAGACTTGGTGGGATTGTCACGTGAGGAACGAAGACGACGACGGCGTGCTACCCTTAAATATCGAACAGCACATGCGACCCGCGAAAGGATTCGAGTCGAGGCatttaatgttgcattctcggaACTAAGGAAATTACTACCGACTCTTCCGCCTGATAAGAAACTATCGAAAATTGAAATCTTGAAGCTCGCTATCTGCTATATTGCCTACTTGAATCACGTGCTCGAAACATAA